The genomic stretch GAAATCAATATTTGACCAATATCACTGCTGATCAGTATCAGGGGTTACTGGAAAGAATTGTGATGTCCACTCTGACGACAGTGCCATGCTTTGTGTTCCTCTTCATTAATGGAGTTATGTTATTCACCTTGAGGAGTAAAGCGGTGTTTCGTGAAACCTCCCGCTATGTTCTTCTGTTTAACCTGCTCTTGGCAGACACTCTACAGATGGCAATGTGCCAAATACTGTACCTGCTCTCTACTGGCAGAATGACTCTGACATATACTGTGTGTGGCCTTCTCCTCATAGTTGCCATTCTAACCAATGAAATTTCTCCCCTCACACTGGTGGTGATGTGTCTGGAGAGATATGTAGCTGTGTGCTACCCACTGAGGCACTCTACCATCATTACCACCAGAAACACAGCAGTGGCTGTCATTGTTGTTTGGGCCGTGGGTTCACTTCATATCTTGGCACGAGTTATTCTAATGTTAGAGTTTCCATTTGAAGAGCTGGAAAGCCTGCAGATGAAAGACCTTTGCTCAGACAAAATGCTATTTCGTGGCCCAAAGTCTGATGTTTATGACAAAGTCCATACTTGCCTTCTGTTTGTGGGTGCTGGTGTGGCAGTCAGCTGCTCCTATATTGGTGTGATGATAGCAGCCAGGTCGGCCTCCACAGACAAAGCTTCAATTCGTAAAGCTCGTAAAACTCTGCTGCTGCATCTGATGCAGCTGGGCCTCAGTCTCTCTTCAACCATTTTTAACCCCTTGCTCATACATCTTTCAACAATTCTGACTCGAATAGAATTTGTGCGTATGACAAATGTTTTATATGTGTGCATTTTTCTCTTCCCCAGGTGCCTTAGTTCTCTAATATATGGCATAAGAGATCAGACCATAAGACCTGTCTTCATGTA from Pseudochaenichthys georgianus unplaced genomic scaffold, fPseGeo1.2 scaffold_1074_arrow_ctg1, whole genome shotgun sequence encodes the following:
- the LOC117440621 gene encoding odorant receptor 131-2-like, whose product is MSLGNQYLTNITADQYQGLLERIVMSTLTTVPCFVFLFINGVMLFTLRSKAVFRETSRYVLLFNLLLADTLQMAMCQILYLLSTGRMTLTYTVCGLLLIVAILTNEISPLTLVVMCLERYVAVCYPLRHSTIITTRNTAVAVIVVWAVGSLHILARVILMLEFPFEELESLQMKDLCSDKMLFRGPKSDVYDKVHTCLLFVGAGVAVSCSYIGVMIAARSASTDKASIRKARKTLLLHLMQLGLSLSSTIFNPLLIHLSTILTRIEFVRMTNVLYVCIFLFPRCLSSLIYGIRDQTIRPVFMYHLCCRLKLSVVRAKAQVDFVK